ACGAAAAAATAAACATGGAGAGGACATCTTACATCATCATAccctacatctttttttttctttttcaaagccCTAAACCTACATAtagatacaataaaatacatattttatatatcttatatgtACTGAGCTGGTCTGCTTTTCCCcttatttctgtctctctctctctcatggagGAGGTAAATATGTGCCAAGAGCTATTCTAGTTGATCTGGAGCCTGGCACCATGGACTCCGTGCGTTCAGGACCCTTCGGACAGATCTTCAGACCTGACAACTTTGTTTTTGGTGAGTGACTGGCAAAAGAGttcaaaatatgttcaaaatatcaaatgaatGTAGCAAACGCGAAGGATGTGAAATGCCTCACCTTTACTGTATAATGTGCGTCACATTACAGGACAGAGCGGTGCTGGTAACAACTGGGCCAAGGGCCACTACACAGAGGGGGCGGAGCTTGTTGATTCTGTCCTGGATGTGGTCCGTAAGGAGTCTGAGAGCTGTGACTGCCTGCAGGGCTTCCAGCTGACTCACTCCCTGGGCGGTGGTACAGGGTCTGGAATGGGTACCCTGCTGATCAGCAAAATCCGTGAAGAGTACCCAGACCGCATCATGAACACCTTCAGCGTGGTGCCTTCCCCAAAAGTCTCTGACACCGTAGTGGAGCCTTACAACGCTACACTGTCCGTCCATCAGCTGGTGGAGAACACAGATGAAACCTACTGCATAGACAATGAAGCCTTATACGATATCTGCTTCCGCACCCTCAAACTCACCACTCCCACATACGGCGACCTCAACCATCTGGTCTCGGCCACCATGAGTGGTGTCACCACCTGCCTGCGCTTCCCCGGCCAGCTGAATGCTGACCTGCGCAAATTAGCCGTCAACATGGTGCCCTTCCCCCGTCTGCACTTCTTCATGCCCGGCTTCGCCCCTCTGACCAGCCGGGGCAGCCAGCAGTACCGCGCCCTCACCGTGCCTGAGCTCACGCAGCAAGTGTTCGACGCCAAGAACATGATGGCGGCCTGCGATCCAAGACACGGACGCTACCTGACCGTCGCCGCCGTGTTCCGTGGCCGCATGTCCATGAAGGAAGTCGACGAGCAGATGCTGAACGTCCAGAACAAGAACAGCAGCTACTTCGTGGAATGGATCCCCAACAACGTCAAAACCGCCGTCTGCGACATTCCCCCTAGGGGCCTCAAAATGGCCGTCACCTTCATCGGCAACAGCACGGCCATCCAAGAGCTGTTCAAGCGCATCTCCGAGCAGTTCACGGCCATGTTTAGGCGTAAGGCTTTCCTTCACTGGTACACTGGAGAGGGGATGGACGAGATGGAGTTCACCGAGGCAGAGAGCAACATGAATGATCTGGTGTCCGAGTACCAGCAGTACCAAGACGCCACCGCCGAGGAAGAGGGCGAGTTTGATGAAGAGGCCGAGGAGGATGCTTAAGAAGTAAACAAAAGGTGTTTAGGGGGTGGGGGTGGTAGTGTGTTCAAGTTTGAGTACATGTAGCAAAACGCATACAGAACAACTTTTAGTGTCTAAGTCAAGTCAAGTAGAAATTAGCACTAGACAAACGGGGCCAAAAACAACCAGAGGAAGGCAGAAAGAATGTTCTTAAACACGGAATGGGTGGATAACAGTGTTTACGATTATAAATCACTGACTTTTTGTGTATTTCTTTACCATTCTGATGGTCAGCTCCTGTCTGTATAGAACAGGGCAGAATAAAGTGGCAAACATCCAGTTAAGAATCAATGTGAATTATGAATGGATAGACGGTGGGGTCAGGAGGACAGAAACATCTCATTTTCTTTCATCGTAACATTTGCTTCATGTTGTCTGCAAAGAACAACATCAAGTCAAAATGATTATTatagtgttttaatgttttcttttgttatttttgcacTAGAACAGGGCAACTCTGTGAGATAATGGCTCTTCAGTGTGACCTCAGCGGGTCTGATTGCAGTATTTAGGGAATTGTTTGGAAAAGTATGTTGTGTGGAAGATGAAGGAAACAAAACGGACTGAAAGAAAGATAAGGTTCAGAATAACAGGGTTATTTACTGAATCTTAACCTCGCTTGGACGCCAGCCAACGTCTACAGGAGGATGACTATGACTAATGACATGGACGATACAGTAAAGTATTTTAGATTATGCAGATGGAAAGATGAGGGTTTTAGCATGTTGAATGGATTGTTGGTGCAAATTTTTAATTATGTCTCATATCTGAGCCCATACTTTTAAGTGTTACTGCATATTCtttattacatgttttaaatgttttgatgttcCTTGATTGTccctttgtggaaaaaaaaactgagcctctggagaaaaccaaaa
This genomic stretch from Cyprinus carpio isolate SPL01 chromosome B16, ASM1834038v1, whole genome shotgun sequence harbors:
- the LOC109105867 gene encoding tubulin beta chain isoform X1; translated protein: MREIVHIQAGQCGNQIGAKFWEVISDEHGIDPTGTYHGDSDLQLDRISVYYNEATGGKYVPRAILVDLEPGTMDSVRSGPFGQIFRPDNFVFGQSGAGNNWAKGHYTEGAELVDSVLDVVRKESESCDCLQGFQLTHSLGGGTGSGMGTLLISKIREEYPDRIMNTFSVVPSPKVSDTVVEPYNATLSVHQLVENTDETYCIDNEALYDICFRTLKLTTPTYGDLNHLVSATMSGVTTCLRFPGQLNADLRKLAVNMVPFPRLHFFMPGFAPLTSRGSQQYRALTVPELTQQVFDAKNMMAACDPRHGRYLTVAAVFRGRMSMKEVDEQMLNVQNKNSSYFVEWIPNNVKTAVCDIPPRGLKMAVTFIGNSTAIQELFKRISEQFTAMFRRKAFLHWYTGEGMDEMEFTEAESNMNDLVSEYQQYQDATAEEEGEFDEEAEEDA
- the LOC109105867 gene encoding tubulin beta chain isoform X2, giving the protein MREIVHIQAGQCGNQIGAKFWEVISDEHGIDPTGTYHGDSDLQLDRISVYYNEATGKYVPRAILVDLEPGTMDSVRSGPFGQIFRPDNFVFGQSGAGNNWAKGHYTEGAELVDSVLDVVRKESESCDCLQGFQLTHSLGGGTGSGMGTLLISKIREEYPDRIMNTFSVVPSPKVSDTVVEPYNATLSVHQLVENTDETYCIDNEALYDICFRTLKLTTPTYGDLNHLVSATMSGVTTCLRFPGQLNADLRKLAVNMVPFPRLHFFMPGFAPLTSRGSQQYRALTVPELTQQVFDAKNMMAACDPRHGRYLTVAAVFRGRMSMKEVDEQMLNVQNKNSSYFVEWIPNNVKTAVCDIPPRGLKMAVTFIGNSTAIQELFKRISEQFTAMFRRKAFLHWYTGEGMDEMEFTEAESNMNDLVSEYQQYQDATAEEEGEFDEEAEEDA